From the genome of Actinomycetota bacterium:
CTCGGCCAGGGTCAGGTCCAGGAAGTCGACCGGAGAGCTCACCCCGGCCACGTTGGCCAGGCCGATGACCGGCGGCAGGCTGGCCTCGACCTGGGCGATGGCCACCTCGACCGAGTCCGGGTCGGCGACGTCGGCGGCGACGCCGAGCGAGGCCACCGACCGGTCGCCGCCGATCTCGGCGGCTGTCCGCTTGGCCGCCTCGCCGTCGAGGTCGAGGATGGCGACCGACCAGCCGTCGCGGGCCAGCCGGTCGGCGGTGGCGCGCCCGATGCCACGCGGGGAAGCGGCCCCGGTGATGACCGCGGTGCGCTCGGCGGGGAACGGATTGACGGCGTCCATGGGCCTGCTGCCTTCCAGTCGAGGTCAGGCGACCGTCATTCTCCCGAGGATCGGACCCACCAGCCAGCGGCGAGCCGACTGGCGTCATGTGACGGCCTCCAGACGATAGACGCCACCAGCCAGCGAGAGGGCGTAGAGTTCGCCAGCGTGGTCTTCGGCAAACGACACCAGGCCAGGCAGCCGCAGGCCCAGGTCGCGGTGGCGCAGGGCCTGCCCTCGGGCGCGGGCCAGCACCCTGATGCGGCCATCGCACACGTCGCCGTAGACGTAGGCGCCCTGCAGGCCGCGCAGCTGAGTGCCCCGGTAGACGAAGCCGCCGATCACCGCACACCGGCCGTCGCTGTGGTTGTATTGGTGGGTGGGCGGTACCACCTGGGGTGGGGGGCTGCCGGTGAAGCGGCGTCGGCCCTCCAGCCGGTTCCAGCCGAAGTTGGCACCCGCGGACCGACGCAGCGAGATGGCATCGATCTCCTCGAGGATGTACTGGCCGACGTCGCCGATCCACAGGTCGCCGGTGGCCCGGTCGAACGA
Proteins encoded in this window:
- a CDS encoding PQQ-dependent sugar dehydrogenase, with product AVLSGKLLRLDPTPSGSKGYKVPATNPFVRRPGARPEIWAYGLRNPWRFSFDRATGDLWIGDVGQYILEEIDAISLRRSAGANFGWNRLEGRRRFTGSPPPQVVPPTHQYNHSDGRCAVIGGFVYRGTQLRGLQGAYVYGDVCDGRIRVLARARGQALRHRDLGLRLPGLVSFAEDHAGELYALSLAGGVYRLEAVT